The Sesamum indicum cultivar Zhongzhi No. 13 linkage group LG1, S_indicum_v1.0, whole genome shotgun sequence genome includes a window with the following:
- the LOC105173039 gene encoding WRKY transcription factor 22, translating to MEDDWDLHAVVRGCTAITTASSSSSAAVVPASVFSSFQQDSQFCGQDLFEPRRESLVQELHDLYKPFFPKSQDSLQTVVSPPISRHSVLQDLPAAEQQQRQQQQQIILKQSPQQSHLRHKQQLFSVSNAPKSTTASHNPSPRSKRRKNHMKRVCHVAAENISSDMWSWRKYGQKPIKGSPYPRGYYRCSTSKGCMARKQVERNRSDPGMFIVTYTAEHNHPMPTHRNSLAGSTRQKPAEAPSKPTCSSELSPAASLSPVPEKLESSPEQLAEAEEEDDDFSVSNMALDDDFFAGLEDFTGPEDGGECMSGHFAANVQLSWLSNSATTIAGGG from the exons ATGGAGGATGATTGGGATCTCCACGCGGTGGTCAGAGGCTGCACCGCTATAACAACcgcctcttcctcctcctccgccgcGGTCGTGCCCGCCTCAGTTTTCAGTAGTTTCCAGCAAGATAGCCAGTTTTGTGGTCAAGATCTGTTTGAGCCCAGAAGAGAGAGCTTGGTTCAAGAACTGCATGATCTCTACAAGCCCTTCTTCCCTAAATCCCAGGACTCTTTGCAAACGGTTGTTTCTCCACCAATTTCCCGACACTCTGTTTTGCAAGATCTGCCAGCAGCTGAGCAACAACAgcggcagcagcagcagcaaataatattgaaacaaTCGCCTCAGCAATCACACCTCCGCCATAAACAACAGCTCTTTTCTGTTTCTAATGCCCCAAAAAGTACTACTGCTTCACATAATCCCTCTCCAAGGTCCAAAAGAAG GAAGAACCATATGAAGAGGGTTTGCCATGTAGCTGCTGAGAATATATCTTCGGACATGTGGTCTTGGAGAAAATATGGGCAAAAACCCATCAAAGGATCCCCATATCCGAG GGGTTATTACAGATGCAGCACCTCCAAAGGCTGTATGGCGAGAAAACAAGTGGAACGGAACAGATCCGACCCGGGAATGTTTATAGTCACTTACACCGCGGAGCACAACCACCCCATGCCTACTCATCGGAACTCACTCGCCGGCAGCACCCGCCAGAAGCCCGCCGAGGCTCCCAGCAAGCCCACTTGCTCGTCGGAACTCTCGCCGGCGGCGAGCCTCTCCCCTGTGCCGGAAAAGCTGGAGAGCAGCCCGGAGCAGTTGGCCGAAGCTGAGGAAGAGGACGATGATTTTAGCGTTTCAAACATGGCGTTGGACGACGATTTCTTTGCGGGCTTGGAGGATTTTACCGGCCCAGAGGACGGCGGTGAGTGCATGTCGGGTCACTTTGCGGCGAACGTGCAGTTGTCTTGGCTTTCGAATAGCGCAACAACCATCGCCGGGGGCGGTTGA